One region of Glutamicibacter sp. B1 genomic DNA includes:
- a CDS encoding ABC transporter ATP-binding protein, with protein MRISFDDLINPDLHPEYEPAPIFSDDTSFIDVVKPEDIKSSQLNIDSSRNPVVVVDNLHVKYEVFSSGKAVGNAGARRLLQPKLKGVRSVHALKGITFVAYENESIGVIGSNGSGKSTLLKAITGLTPPSSGAVYARSRPSLLGVGAALIPDLSGDKNITLGGLALGYNREEVEAMREDIIKFAELEEFIDLPMRTYSSGMGARLKFAIAASKKHDILIIDEALAVGDAKFRKRSEAKIREIRDSAGTIFNVSHSMNSIKDTCDRCIWIEKGVQMMDGKPDDVIKEYQNHQKAKK; from the coding sequence GTGCGAATTAGCTTTGACGATCTGATCAACCCAGACTTACATCCTGAGTACGAGCCCGCGCCAATTTTTTCTGATGACACGTCATTCATCGACGTGGTTAAGCCAGAAGACATCAAGAGCTCACAGCTCAACATTGATTCTTCTCGCAATCCGGTAGTTGTCGTTGACAACCTGCACGTAAAGTATGAAGTATTTTCCAGCGGTAAGGCTGTAGGAAATGCTGGCGCGAGGCGACTGTTACAACCAAAGCTGAAAGGCGTTCGAAGCGTTCATGCGTTGAAGGGCATTACCTTTGTTGCCTACGAAAATGAATCTATTGGCGTGATCGGTTCCAACGGCTCGGGAAAGTCTACGTTGCTTAAAGCAATTACCGGACTGACTCCACCGTCGAGCGGGGCAGTTTATGCGCGCTCACGTCCAAGTTTGTTAGGTGTGGGTGCTGCCCTTATACCTGACCTGTCAGGGGACAAGAACATTACTCTGGGTGGACTTGCGCTCGGCTACAACCGTGAAGAAGTTGAAGCCATGCGTGAAGACATCATCAAGTTCGCAGAACTTGAAGAGTTCATTGATCTTCCAATGCGAACGTACTCTTCCGGTATGGGCGCAAGATTAAAATTCGCCATTGCTGCGTCAAAAAAGCACGACATCCTCATTATTGATGAAGCGTTGGCCGTCGGTGACGCTAAATTCCGTAAACGTAGTGAAGCGAAGATCCGTGAAATCCGGGATAGTGCCGGCACAATCTTCAACGTTTCCCACTCCATGAATTCGATCAAGGACACGTGTGACCGTTGTATTTGGATTGAAAAAGGCGTTCAGATGATGGATGGGAAGCCTGACGACGTCATCAAGGAATATCAAAACCACCAGAAAGCAAAGAAGTAA
- a CDS encoding glycosyltransferase — protein MTDFPGVSYVMPVLNEAGYLGDAVTSILNQQYGGDKELVIALGPSTDGTNKVAQELAEADSRITLVDNPQGRTPVALNLAIRASKYPIVIRVDAHSELPIDYTERGVATLQRVGAHDVGGLMDARGRSAIQRAIAAAYHSKFGFGGPAYHSGAPEGEAESAYLGIFRREVFDEVGFYDENMWRAQDWELCLRIRQAGHKVWFDPELKVGYFPRDTFGALGRQSYASGTWRGEIARRFPEGKSLRHDMPPLLLAGVAAGAIALAVIPFTRDSAPRPVSVLLGLTASIPLVYAAASLFAGFSSKASGVKEKLLAAYAFPAIHLPWAAGYLKGRIFGAAGTFDKGRVK, from the coding sequence ATGACTGACTTCCCAGGAGTCTCTTATGTCATGCCGGTTCTGAACGAGGCAGGCTACCTAGGCGATGCCGTCACCTCAATTCTCAACCAGCAATACGGAGGGGACAAAGAGCTTGTAATCGCTCTTGGTCCCAGCACCGACGGGACCAATAAAGTTGCACAAGAATTAGCTGAGGCTGATTCGCGCATAACGTTGGTTGACAACCCGCAAGGGCGTACTCCGGTCGCCTTGAACCTCGCGATTCGTGCATCGAAGTATCCAATCGTCATTAGGGTCGATGCGCATAGTGAGCTACCCATCGACTACACCGAACGCGGAGTTGCTACTCTGCAGCGAGTTGGCGCGCATGACGTAGGTGGCCTCATGGACGCCCGTGGACGTTCTGCCATTCAGCGCGCTATCGCTGCCGCGTACCATTCCAAATTTGGTTTTGGTGGACCGGCCTATCACTCGGGCGCGCCCGAAGGGGAAGCAGAGTCCGCGTATCTTGGAATTTTCCGCCGTGAAGTGTTTGACGAAGTCGGTTTCTACGACGAAAACATGTGGCGTGCCCAGGATTGGGAATTGTGCCTCCGTATTCGACAGGCCGGACATAAGGTTTGGTTTGATCCGGAACTGAAGGTCGGATATTTCCCGCGTGATACCTTCGGAGCCTTAGGGCGGCAGTCTTACGCCTCTGGAACGTGGCGTGGTGAAATTGCACGGCGTTTCCCTGAGGGCAAGTCATTGCGACACGATATGCCTCCGCTGTTGCTTGCTGGGGTAGCTGCTGGCGCAATCGCCTTGGCAGTCATTCCTTTTACCCGGGACAGTGCGCCACGACCAGTATCTGTTCTTTTAGGACTCACCGCATCGATTCCATTGGTCTATGCCGCGGCATCATTGTTTGCGGGTTTTTCGTCTAAAGCGAGCGGGGTTAAGGAAAAGCTTCTCGCTGCGTACGCTTTCCCTGCCATCCATTTGCCTTGGGCTGCTGGTTACCTCAAAGGACGAATCTTTGGGGCGGCAGGAACTTTTGATAAGGGCCGCGTTAAGTGA
- a CDS encoding CDP-alcohol phosphatidyltransferase family protein: MTVDRPKNPTLDQLRAVCQPPEVKARKNAEHWTAELYLRHISIYLTAVLVRTRITANGVTGLMILAGWFMSLALLIPGIWGPILAVVLSQVQLYFDCSDGEVARWRASQSPRGIFIDMVGHHTTEALIPIALGYRVFKELSVDGAMSTQAWPTLFMGACLSVLLVLNRSQSLMVHAARGMAGLSKLPDTAEARAVSTTTVIGRLRSLARFLPFHRLLHAVELSLIILVCSVISAIAGVPGLAEKWMIWILLPACVLVNVGHFLSNMVSSRLRA; this comes from the coding sequence GTGACTGTAGACCGACCTAAGAATCCAACTCTGGATCAGCTTCGGGCAGTGTGCCAACCGCCCGAGGTCAAGGCTCGCAAAAATGCAGAGCATTGGACAGCTGAACTCTATCTGCGTCACATCTCCATTTATCTGACGGCTGTTTTGGTGAGAACTCGGATCACGGCCAATGGTGTGACTGGATTAATGATTCTTGCGGGCTGGTTCATGTCTCTTGCTCTGCTGATACCCGGAATTTGGGGACCGATTCTTGCAGTAGTGCTCTCACAAGTTCAGTTGTATTTTGATTGTTCCGATGGTGAAGTGGCCCGTTGGCGTGCTTCACAATCACCTCGCGGTATTTTTATCGACATGGTGGGGCACCACACAACCGAAGCATTGATTCCTATTGCTTTGGGATACCGTGTGTTCAAAGAACTGTCGGTAGACGGTGCGATGAGCACCCAAGCATGGCCAACATTGTTCATGGGTGCTTGCTTGTCAGTTCTGCTGGTATTGAACCGTTCACAGTCCTTGATGGTTCATGCGGCACGAGGCATGGCAGGACTATCTAAGCTTCCAGACACGGCTGAAGCACGTGCGGTTTCAACAACTACCGTTATCGGACGCCTGCGCTCTTTGGCTCGTTTCCTTCCATTCCACCGCCTGCTACACGCAGTTGAACTAAGCTTGATCATTCTGGTGTGCTCGGTCATCTCGGCAATTGCTGGAGTGCCAGGTCTCGCAGAGAAGTGGATGATCTGGATTCTGCTTCCGGCCTGTGTCCTAGTGAATGTTGGACACTTCCTGTCCAACATGGTGTCCTCACGATTGAGGGCTTAG
- a CDS encoding glycosyltransferase family 2 protein translates to MDNRLAPTIGVVVLTMGNRPVELRRALDSMLAQRDVSIDAVVVGNGWVPTDIPEGIKTHYLPENLGIPAGRNAGVSQVKGEYLCFLDDDSWFLDEDFLIAAVQRFKKYPRMGLLQPRITDPEHSDQNPTRWIPRLKKRTAEEPSRVFHVGETCLVTTRELFDLTGGWAGGFWYAHEGIELAWRIWDTGTYVWYAGDMRIGHPVVDPRRHEEFYRLNARNRVWLARRNLPAPFRWIYPTTWMLIECLRMRKRPNAVNQYLAGWKAGWKGSPWYREPRSKLRWITLLRMTLSGRPPII, encoded by the coding sequence ATGGATAATCGACTCGCTCCTACGATTGGCGTTGTCGTATTGACCATGGGCAACCGTCCGGTAGAACTGCGTCGAGCCTTGGACTCAATGCTTGCTCAACGAGACGTCAGCATCGACGCTGTCGTTGTTGGCAATGGTTGGGTACCGACGGATATTCCTGAAGGAATCAAGACTCACTATCTTCCCGAAAACCTTGGGATTCCTGCCGGTAGAAATGCCGGTGTGTCTCAAGTTAAGGGGGAGTACCTGTGCTTCCTTGATGACGATTCCTGGTTCCTGGATGAAGATTTTCTGATTGCCGCTGTCCAACGCTTTAAAAAGTATCCACGGATGGGACTGCTTCAGCCTCGTATTACCGACCCTGAACATAGTGATCAGAATCCAACGCGTTGGATTCCTCGTCTTAAGAAGCGCACTGCTGAAGAACCCAGCCGTGTCTTTCACGTCGGTGAAACCTGTCTTGTAACCACGCGTGAGCTTTTTGATCTCACCGGAGGCTGGGCTGGTGGATTCTGGTACGCACACGAAGGCATCGAACTAGCTTGGCGTATTTGGGATACCGGGACCTATGTTTGGTATGCGGGCGACATGCGTATTGGACATCCTGTAGTTGACCCGCGCAGACATGAAGAGTTCTATCGACTCAACGCACGCAACCGTGTGTGGCTCGCACGGCGAAATTTGCCAGCACCTTTCAGATGGATCTACCCAACAACATGGATGTTGATTGAATGTCTGCGAATGCGCAAAAGGCCTAATGCCGTAAACCAATATCTAGCTGGTTGGAAGGCCGGATGGAAAGGTAGCCCCTGGTACCGGGAGCCACGTTCCAAGCTGCGTTGGATTACTCTGCTGAGAATGACATTGTCCGGACGACCACCAATTATCTAG
- a CDS encoding adenylyltransferase/cytidyltransferase family protein, which translates to MKLQQEEQMGKTVLTYGTFDLFHIGHLNILKRLKEKGDRLIVGVSTDEFNAVKGKKPVVPFEQRREIVQAIKYVDLAIPEENWEQKRLDIKKYDAKVFGIGEDWKGKFDDLGDEVEVVYLPRTSGISTTEMKRVLSEFDERHVESLKSTLDTLSQIVKELS; encoded by the coding sequence ATGAAGTTACAACAGGAGGAACAAATGGGAAAAACAGTATTAACTTACGGAACTTTTGACCTCTTCCACATTGGACACCTGAACATTCTCAAGCGTCTGAAGGAAAAGGGCGACCGTCTGATCGTTGGCGTATCAACGGACGAATTCAACGCCGTGAAGGGTAAGAAGCCAGTCGTACCTTTTGAGCAGCGTCGCGAAATTGTCCAAGCCATCAAGTACGTAGACCTAGCGATCCCGGAAGAAAACTGGGAACAGAAGCGTCTGGACATCAAGAAATATGATGCCAAGGTCTTTGGCATCGGCGAAGACTGGAAGGGTAAATTCGATGACCTCGGCGATGAGGTTGAAGTTGTTTACCTTCCACGTACGTCCGGCATTTCCACGACAGAGATGAAGCGTGTGCTCAGTGAGTTTGATGAGCGCCATGTTGAGTCTCTGAAGAGTACGCTAGATACGTTGAGCCAGATCGTTAAAGAGCTGAGCTAG
- a CDS encoding CDP-glycerol glycerophosphotransferase family protein: MSSENITSSIKASVKGVLRKVGRRPEAKRLTRAMGFVNRPAGANVGVSNIPVPGSVAVYFGDGADKIYQVSQWLPVLEELHQTEEVLLVFRTVSAFNAAGKLTDLPRIFARRFTDLMDLYDDNDLKLVIYVNNSRSNFQSLDHPRLVHVHVNHGESDKLSMVSNKAKAYDKVFVAGPAAIKRHETMLIDFDFNKLVVTGRPQLDIDFKRELEPSDKFDVMYAPTWEGENDDNNYTSLDRYGVAIVEALLANPSLRIIYKPHPRIETSKTPEVAQAHQQIKDLLQASIDAGSGHVISEQGNILAMFESTDALITDVSSVGLDYLYLQPEKPLVISDRRNNRKNLLRDAPIAQACHVIDRKSVNDLPALFEDALTNDEHKTERLEMREFYFGELTRGESTKRFQQVVKDLIAERQKNLVNFRGWHS, encoded by the coding sequence ATGTCTAGCGAGAACATCACCAGTTCCATCAAAGCAAGTGTTAAAGGTGTCTTGCGTAAGGTCGGCCGTCGGCCTGAGGCGAAGCGTCTTACCCGGGCGATGGGCTTTGTAAATCGGCCTGCAGGTGCCAACGTTGGCGTCTCCAACATTCCGGTTCCCGGCTCTGTGGCCGTGTACTTTGGTGATGGTGCCGACAAGATTTACCAAGTGTCGCAATGGTTGCCCGTTCTTGAAGAACTGCATCAGACCGAAGAAGTCTTGCTGGTGTTCCGTACCGTCAGTGCCTTCAATGCTGCGGGCAAGCTGACGGATCTTCCAAGGATCTTTGCGCGTCGTTTCACTGATCTCATGGATCTCTATGACGATAATGATCTGAAGTTAGTCATCTACGTGAATAACTCACGTAGCAATTTCCAGTCTCTGGATCATCCACGACTGGTGCATGTTCACGTCAATCACGGCGAAAGCGACAAGCTTTCCATGGTGTCCAACAAGGCCAAGGCCTACGATAAGGTCTTTGTTGCTGGTCCCGCTGCGATCAAGCGTCACGAAACTATGCTGATTGATTTTGACTTCAATAAGTTGGTTGTCACTGGGCGTCCGCAGCTTGATATTGATTTCAAGCGTGAACTTGAGCCAAGTGACAAATTTGATGTCATGTATGCGCCTACCTGGGAAGGCGAAAATGATGACAACAACTACACCTCGTTGGATCGTTATGGCGTAGCTATTGTCGAAGCGCTGTTGGCGAATCCAAGCCTGAGGATTATCTACAAGCCTCACCCGAGGATTGAGACAAGTAAGACTCCTGAGGTTGCACAAGCTCATCAACAGATCAAGGATCTGTTGCAGGCATCCATCGATGCGGGCTCAGGTCACGTGATCTCAGAGCAGGGCAATATTCTTGCCATGTTTGAGTCCACGGACGCGCTGATTACCGATGTATCGAGCGTCGGTTTGGATTACTTGTACTTGCAGCCAGAGAAGCCTTTGGTGATTTCGGATCGCCGTAATAACCGTAAGAACCTCTTGCGGGACGCTCCGATTGCTCAGGCCTGTCACGTGATTGACCGTAAGTCTGTTAACGATTTGCCTGCACTCTTCGAAGATGCTCTCACCAATGATGAGCATAAGACTGAACGCCTAGAAATGCGCGAGTTCTACTTCGGCGAGTTAACCCGTGGAGAATCAACCAAGCGCTTCCAGCAGGTTGTCAAAGACCTGATTGCTGAACGCCAAAAGAACTTGGTGAATTTCCGAGGTTGGCATAGTTAA
- a CDS encoding CDP-glycerol glycerophosphotransferase family protein — MDDFRTRVALGIGRRIERLGRYRVAALYYERTLATGLSQSAEIQFRYGFSLYKCKQYAKAMSQIEAAVARQPHRFGWIQTLALTMQRLKKYDRALELFAASSQGDPTKIAWRIRWAKCARLARKADAASAVLDKLVADFPDNPEASAAIANFLLDSSQRWRELDIRLQYENQHTQDPKWSYLTAEAAAYMSRFELAEQHYRKALEFDDQQVKYWYGLGRSLEEQGKHEEAESAYSNAVLRSADTSVQKIGIGKLHEREDDWNRALDAYEAQLADVEEDVDLYLLNYRAGEAASRLFEFRQAAEYYQHAEELAESIEDRVLAGYAQGRVLSRAGDFKAASKCFARFVDVLSDQKRVDAAVALFRYAYSLHQTGQYAQASERYLQAASEWGYLGASFRGSKAAGPRANEHRQRAAICAARGDWAGAASAYAEAIWHASSTERQWQARAGQAYAKLGNFEQACHYFEGMLLFTEISVAGLGNALKGVGRRRGALAIHARDVEELDENLVLFESSHGKNVHCHPFAIYQAMRQDPRFAHFRYAWVYNESSEIPAQLANDADVAIIKQHSDKYIKLLGTAKYLVNNATFPTYFARRDGQKVLNTWHGTPLKFMGKLVKDGVAEHRNVQRNFLQTTHMMVPNTHTLKTLSTDHDLDGLFPAKVALSGSPRIDQMVNMSQERRDEILNELGIDPLNHQKIVLFAPTWRGQLKARSYDVNGLVEDLAAMAQGEHHMLFRAHRFAEQLIGDAELDATVVPSSIDTNELLAVVDVLITDYSSIFYDFLPAKKPVIFYTPDFEAYEAERGLYFERSTWPGEVLNSIDDVSAELKAALSAAEGQLHSNFAKNLEDFAPMEDGKATERVIEFFFFDDDSHVLAPLEDERKKLLFYQGPFKPNGIATAFTNLIGSLDPSKYHVSVAVDMGAVASNADSLEILNSLPEHVKILPRAGATIMSAEERWVSDGYHAHRGFDSPGAEQVHLGTMAREMQRSFGDARFDAAINFEGYSRFWASLFASAHTNAERTYIYLHNDMVGEWKLRFGTMPGLFATYRHYDQLVSVTQSVGEKNVKELSSQFGLEEEKFTVSENLLDLEKPLLWSTLEEPVHTFEGDGLTVFANMARLSPEKGQMKLLEAFAQVHEQHPQTRLLMIGDGPLRTDLETEVDARGLTGKVVITGLLSNPFPTLKTADCFVFSSDYEGQGLAMVEAMMLGLPAISTDVVGSHSVLVDGYGLLVENSAAGLVDGMSQYLNGYQAEKKFDAQEYQDGALAQFEQLVDGVKV, encoded by the coding sequence GTGGATGATTTTCGTACACGCGTAGCCCTAGGCATTGGCCGTCGCATTGAACGGTTGGGCCGTTATCGGGTTGCAGCTCTGTATTACGAGCGCACCTTGGCTACAGGTCTTTCGCAATCTGCAGAAATTCAGTTCCGCTATGGTTTCAGCCTTTACAAGTGCAAACAGTATGCAAAGGCCATGTCACAAATCGAGGCGGCGGTAGCACGCCAGCCCCATCGTTTTGGGTGGATCCAGACTCTAGCCTTGACCATGCAGCGTCTGAAAAAGTATGACCGTGCTCTTGAACTTTTTGCAGCCTCCAGCCAAGGTGACCCAACTAAGATCGCCTGGCGCATTCGCTGGGCCAAATGTGCTCGCCTGGCTCGTAAGGCAGATGCAGCATCAGCCGTACTGGATAAACTCGTCGCAGACTTCCCCGATAATCCAGAAGCTTCGGCTGCCATCGCTAACTTCTTGCTAGATAGTAGCCAACGCTGGCGGGAACTAGATATACGTCTGCAATACGAAAACCAACACACCCAGGACCCCAAGTGGTCGTACCTGACCGCTGAGGCTGCTGCGTACATGTCCCGCTTTGAGCTGGCGGAACAGCATTATCGCAAGGCACTCGAATTTGATGACCAACAAGTGAAATATTGGTATGGTCTCGGGCGTAGTTTAGAGGAGCAGGGCAAACACGAAGAAGCTGAATCGGCTTACTCTAATGCGGTACTGCGATCGGCGGACACGTCGGTCCAAAAAATTGGTATCGGCAAACTTCACGAACGTGAAGATGACTGGAACCGCGCCCTAGATGCTTATGAAGCGCAACTGGCTGACGTTGAAGAAGACGTTGATCTTTATCTGCTTAACTACCGTGCCGGTGAAGCAGCTTCGCGTCTTTTTGAATTCCGTCAGGCTGCCGAGTATTACCAGCATGCCGAAGAGCTCGCCGAAAGCATTGAAGACCGGGTATTGGCCGGTTATGCGCAGGGACGCGTGCTCTCACGTGCCGGCGATTTCAAAGCTGCTTCTAAGTGCTTCGCGCGCTTTGTTGATGTGCTTTCAGATCAGAAGCGCGTTGATGCGGCTGTCGCTTTGTTCCGCTACGCATACAGCCTGCACCAAACTGGCCAGTATGCCCAAGCCAGTGAACGCTACCTCCAAGCAGCTTCTGAATGGGGCTATCTTGGCGCATCCTTCCGAGGTTCTAAAGCCGCTGGCCCTCGCGCCAATGAGCACCGACAGCGTGCAGCTATTTGTGCTGCGCGGGGTGACTGGGCCGGAGCTGCTTCGGCGTATGCTGAGGCGATTTGGCACGCCTCATCAACTGAGCGACAGTGGCAGGCCCGGGCCGGTCAGGCTTATGCAAAGCTAGGCAATTTTGAGCAAGCCTGCCATTACTTTGAGGGCATGTTGCTGTTCACTGAAATTTCCGTGGCTGGTCTAGGTAATGCACTGAAGGGAGTGGGCCGCCGTCGTGGTGCTTTGGCTATCCACGCACGTGATGTTGAAGAGCTGGATGAGAATCTTGTGCTCTTTGAGTCCTCTCACGGCAAGAATGTTCACTGCCATCCGTTCGCAATCTATCAAGCGATGCGACAGGACCCGCGTTTTGCTCACTTCCGTTATGCCTGGGTCTATAACGAGTCTTCTGAGATTCCTGCTCAGCTGGCCAATGATGCGGACGTTGCAATCATCAAGCAGCATTCGGACAAATACATCAAGCTACTAGGGACAGCTAAGTACCTGGTCAACAACGCGACGTTCCCTACATACTTTGCTCGTCGCGACGGCCAGAAGGTCCTCAACACCTGGCATGGCACACCGCTAAAGTTCATGGGCAAGCTCGTCAAGGATGGCGTGGCTGAACACCGCAATGTCCAACGTAACTTCCTGCAGACCACTCACATGATGGTGCCCAATACTCATACTCTCAAGACATTGAGCACGGATCATGATCTTGACGGCTTGTTCCCGGCTAAGGTCGCCTTGAGTGGAAGTCCTCGCATTGACCAGATGGTGAATATGAGCCAGGAGCGTCGAGACGAGATTCTGAATGAATTGGGTATTGATCCGCTGAACCACCAGAAAATTGTGCTGTTTGCGCCAACCTGGAGGGGACAGCTCAAGGCCCGTTCATACGATGTGAACGGACTCGTGGAGGATTTGGCTGCTATGGCTCAGGGCGAGCATCACATGCTCTTCCGTGCCCATCGCTTCGCTGAGCAGCTCATTGGTGATGCTGAACTCGATGCCACTGTGGTGCCTTCTTCCATAGACACCAATGAATTACTCGCCGTTGTCGACGTATTGATCACCGATTACTCGTCGATTTTCTATGACTTCTTGCCAGCCAAGAAGCCGGTTATTTTCTATACCCCGGACTTTGAAGCTTATGAAGCAGAGCGTGGACTGTACTTTGAACGCTCCACCTGGCCAGGTGAAGTGCTCAACTCAATTGACGATGTTTCAGCAGAGCTCAAGGCTGCGCTTAGTGCTGCTGAAGGACAGCTGCATAGTAACTTCGCCAAGAACCTTGAAGACTTTGCGCCAATGGAAGATGGCAAGGCAACCGAGCGTGTCATTGAATTCTTCTTCTTTGACGATGATTCGCATGTACTTGCACCCCTAGAGGATGAACGCAAGAAACTGTTGTTCTACCAGGGCCCGTTCAAGCCCAACGGCATCGCGACAGCCTTTACCAACCTCATCGGTTCGTTGGATCCTTCGAAGTATCACGTGTCCGTAGCTGTTGATATGGGTGCGGTGGCCAGTAATGCCGATTCCTTAGAGATCCTGAATTCTCTGCCAGAACATGTAAAAATCCTGCCACGAGCCGGAGCCACCATCATGTCTGCCGAAGAACGTTGGGTATCCGACGGATATCACGCTCACCGTGGTTTCGATTCGCCGGGTGCCGAACAAGTCCACTTGGGTACTATGGCGCGCGAGATGCAGCGTTCCTTTGGTGATGCGCGCTTTGACGCCGCTATCAATTTTGAGGGTTACTCGCGATTCTGGGCTAGCTTGTTCGCATCGGCTCATACCAACGCTGAAAGAACCTACATTTACCTGCACAATGACATGGTTGGTGAATGGAAGCTTCGCTTTGGGACCATGCCAGGACTCTTTGCGACCTACCGCCACTATGATCAGTTGGTCTCCGTGACGCAAAGTGTAGGGGAGAAGAACGTCAAGGAACTCTCCAGCCAGTTTGGTTTGGAAGAAGAAAAATTCACCGTATCTGAAAACCTTTTGGACCTTGAGAAGCCATTACTGTGGTCCACGTTGGAAGAGCCAGTTCATACCTTCGAAGGCGACGGGTTGACCGTATTCGCCAACATGGCACGACTGTCCCCAGAAAAGGGGCAGATGAAATTGTTGGAGGCTTTCGCTCAGGTACATGAACAGCACCCGCAAACTCGTTTGTTAATGATTGGCGATGGCCCACTGCGCACAGATCTTGAAACTGAAGTTGATGCTCGTGGTCTCACTGGCAAGGTGGTTATCACCGGCCTCTTGTCGAACCCATTCCCGACGCTGAAGACTGCTGATTGTTTCGTCTTTTCTTCAGACTATGAAGGTCAGGGATTGGCGATGGTTGAAGCGATGATGTTGGGTCTACCAGCTATTTCTACCGATGTGGTGGGTTCACATAGTGTGCTTGTCGATGGTTATGGATTACTGGTTGAAAACTCCGCTGCCGGCTTAGTCGATGGTATGAGCCAGTACCTGAACGGTTATCAAGCTGAGAAGAAATTCGACGCACAAGAATACCAAGACGGCGCACTTGCTCAGTTTGAACAGCTCGTTGACGGCGTAAAAGTCTAG
- a CDS encoding CDP-glycerol glycerophosphotransferase family protein: MTVLKNLNSAASYVRQRLTARQQRKFIQRHASELYQLPTGENRYKVALYFADEMVNAYQIRQWYEPLKHLAQHVPVVVITRRPDSALELREECPLPIHYAPTIEDVEKLVNTQDLRLVFYVNQNIRNFQMMRFNSPDHVFISHGESEKAYMWSNQLKAYDYVFSAGQAARDRLDLHLRNFDAQSRTRLIGRPQIDVSYLAPYSLNTSLPTVLYAPTWEGDRPSMQYGSVVSHGEKLVEALIKDGGFNVIFRPHPRSGVNSAAYGQAVERIREKLAAANATSAARLLFDDTTHWGWQWSASDLCITDISAVAYDFMATGKPMFVTTPVSKAATVTDSPALSKVPGLDSEASEDICTLVRSALSEEDERLREVVEYYFGDVSPGASMERFVSESLALVEARAEG, encoded by the coding sequence ATGACGGTGTTGAAAAATCTGAATAGTGCGGCATCTTATGTTCGGCAACGCTTGACGGCCCGGCAACAGCGCAAATTCATTCAACGCCATGCTAGTGAGCTCTACCAGCTACCCACCGGTGAAAACCGCTACAAGGTCGCCTTGTATTTTGCCGACGAAATGGTCAACGCGTACCAGATTCGGCAGTGGTACGAACCGCTCAAACACTTGGCGCAACACGTTCCAGTTGTCGTTATTACCCGTCGTCCAGACTCCGCTTTGGAACTGCGTGAAGAGTGCCCGCTACCCATTCACTATGCACCGACAATTGAAGACGTTGAAAAACTCGTCAACACCCAGGACTTGCGTCTGGTGTTTTACGTTAACCAAAACATCCGCAACTTCCAGATGATGCGTTTCAACAGCCCGGATCACGTATTTATCAGCCATGGCGAAAGCGAAAAGGCCTACATGTGGTCCAACCAGCTCAAAGCCTACGACTACGTATTCTCTGCGGGTCAGGCCGCCCGTGATCGGCTGGACCTGCACCTGCGTAACTTTGATGCGCAGTCCCGTACTCGCCTTATCGGCCGGCCGCAGATTGATGTTTCCTACCTTGCCCCGTACTCGCTGAATACGTCTCTTCCGACGGTGCTCTACGCGCCAACATGGGAAGGTGACCGCCCTTCCATGCAATATGGTTCGGTAGTCTCGCATGGTGAAAAGCTGGTTGAGGCGCTGATCAAGGACGGTGGCTTCAACGTAATTTTCCGCCCGCATCCACGTTCAGGCGTGAATTCAGCCGCCTACGGTCAAGCCGTTGAGCGCATCCGTGAGAAGTTGGCAGCGGCAAACGCAACTTCAGCAGCCCGCTTACTTTTTGATGACACCACACACTGGGGATGGCAATGGTCTGCCTCTGATCTTTGCATTACAGACATTTCGGCAGTGGCTTATGACTTCATGGCCACCGGTAAGCCAATGTTCGTCACTACCCCTGTCTCAAAAGCAGCTACGGTCACGGATTCCCCTGCTCTGTCTAAGGTCCCAGGTTTGGATTCAGAGGCATCTGAAGATATTTGCACCCTTGTTCGTTCGGCGTTATCCGAGGAAGACGAGCGTCTGCGTGAAGTCGTTGAGTATTACTTCGGAGATGTCTCACCAGGAGCCAGTATGGAACGTTTTGTTTCAGAATCACTAGCCTTGGTTGAAGCTCGGGCCGAAGGCTAG